One region of Kiritimatiellia bacterium genomic DNA includes:
- the ltrA gene encoding group II intron reverse transcriptase/maturase — translation MAHLLNAGYLKACYMKLGRDRACGIDDVTWKEYGEKLDENLNDLVMRLKAKRYKPQPAKRVYIPKNEHERRPLGMPALEDKIVQKAIVGILEAIYEADFLDCSYGFRPGRSCHNALETVGRKIMTKPVNHVVEADIKGCFDKIPHDWLMKALEVRIKDPSTLLIIRRFLKAGYMEAGMLMATEQGTPQGGNLSPLLCNVFLHYVLDVWFERKIKPELEGYAELVRYADDFICMVQSAQDARKIEQILKERFARYGMELHPEKTRGISFGRYEEQNAKRQKRCANTFDFLGFTHYCGKSRKGNFMVHRRTSGAKFRKRCKELNAWLKTVRNAMPTKEWWPILAAKLRGHYQYYGISGNIRALQRYYAVALRLTRKWLNRRSQRGKLWRKQFAEYVKRYPLPQPAIKHNLFTLSFVSALGGSASGGK, via the coding sequence TTGGCACATTTACTGAACGCGGGTTATCTCAAAGCGTGCTACATGAAGCTTGGCCGAGACCGGGCGTGTGGCATAGATGACGTAACATGGAAGGAATACGGCGAAAAGCTGGATGAAAACCTAAACGACCTGGTAATGCGCCTGAAAGCCAAGCGGTATAAACCGCAACCGGCCAAGCGCGTGTATATACCCAAGAACGAGCACGAGAGAAGGCCGCTGGGAATGCCCGCATTGGAAGACAAGATCGTGCAGAAAGCGATAGTCGGAATACTTGAGGCAATCTACGAAGCGGATTTTCTGGACTGTTCATACGGGTTCAGGCCGGGCAGGAGCTGTCATAACGCGTTGGAAACTGTGGGTCGCAAAATCATGACCAAGCCCGTGAATCATGTGGTAGAGGCGGACATCAAGGGATGTTTTGACAAGATACCGCATGACTGGCTGATGAAGGCGTTGGAAGTTCGGATTAAAGACCCGAGCACGCTGCTGATAATCAGACGCTTTCTGAAAGCCGGATACATGGAGGCGGGCATGCTGATGGCGACCGAACAGGGGACGCCGCAAGGCGGCAACTTGAGTCCGTTACTTTGCAATGTATTCCTGCATTATGTGCTGGATGTATGGTTTGAGAGGAAAATCAAGCCGGAGTTGGAAGGGTATGCCGAGTTGGTGCGCTATGCGGATGACTTTATCTGTATGGTGCAGTCAGCGCAAGACGCCCGGAAAATAGAGCAGATACTGAAGGAACGATTTGCGCGTTATGGGATGGAACTGCATCCTGAAAAGACGCGCGGAATCAGTTTCGGCAGGTATGAGGAACAAAACGCCAAGCGGCAGAAGCGGTGCGCCAACACATTTGACTTTCTGGGCTTCACGCACTATTGCGGGAAAAGCCGGAAAGGCAACTTCATGGTGCATCGTAGAACCAGTGGCGCAAAGTTCCGCAAGAGGTGCAAGGAGTTGAACGCATGGCTGAAGACGGTCAGGAACGCGATGCCGACCAAAGAATGGTGGCCGATACTGGCAGCCAAACTGCGCGGTCATTATCAGTATTACGGAATAAGCGGAAACATACGCGCCTTGCAGCGCTACTATGCTGTCGCGCTCCGGCTGACGCGCAAATGGCTCAACCGTCGCAGTCAGCGCGGGAAACTCTGGCGGAAGCAATTTGCGGAATACGTGAAACGCTATCCGCTGCCGCAGCCTGCAATCAAGCACAATCTGTTTACGTTGTCGTTCGTTTCCGCCTTGGGCGGATCCGCCTCTGGCGGAAAATGA
- the coaD gene encoding pantetheine-phosphate adenylyltransferase (Catalyzes the conversion of ATP and pantetheine 4'-phosphate to diphosphate and 3'-dephospho-coA), with protein QMALTNRHMAPDIETFFMMTKESYSFLSSSAVREVAALGGDTSKFVPDFVRRELMKKIRKSGVGSQRPKFGKKP; from the coding sequence TCAAATGGCGCTGACCAACCGCCACATGGCGCCGGATATTGAGACGTTTTTCATGATGACGAAAGAATCCTACAGTTTTTTAAGCTCCAGCGCGGTGCGCGAAGTGGCCGCCCTGGGCGGGGACACCAGCAAGTTTGTGCCGGATTTTGTGCGGCGGGAGCTGATGAAGAAGATCAGGAAGTCAGGGGTCGGTAGTCAGCGGCCAAAATTTGGGAAAAAGCCATGA